One segment of Zonotrichia albicollis isolate bZonAlb1 chromosome 4, bZonAlb1.hap1, whole genome shotgun sequence DNA contains the following:
- the USP6NL gene encoding USP6 N-terminal-like protein isoform X2 — protein MKTKTELYKDWEENDSLKTGADAEQDAAVKLAQERAEIVAKYDRGREGAQIEPWEDADYHLYKVTDRFGFLHPEELPVHDAVIEKQKNLEIERTTKWLKMLKSWEKYKNSEKFHRRIYKGIPLQLRGQVWSLLLDVPKMKEEMKDFYNKLKYQARGCSPDIRQIDLDVNRTYRDNIMFRDRYGVKQQSLFHILAAYSIYNTEVGYCQGMSQITALLLMFMNEEDAFWALVKLLSGPKHAMHGFFIPGFPKLMRFQEHHDKILKKFLSKLKEHLDSQDMTTSFYTTKWFFQCFLDRTPFTLSLRIWDIYILEGERILTAMSYTILKLHRKHLMKLQMEELVEFLQDSLAKDFFYEDDFVIEQLQNSISELKRAKLDLPVAGKEDEFPKKPLGQIPSGPLPSVLNSTPMLNGQNSTGTQAARQRTERRLSTEEESESSPNNRKRINSVEKKPSLKLQKIRPAETQNSLPKNEVDTRKKPQPAEQDNSSLYNNAAANQNSNATSNTRREFVPKWNKPSDVKIMEKTMKLTAEVKGRPVNHSGMGPPPSPGEMQPLNVKQKVRVLDADEGKRGSNASQYDNVSEDETENENVVEEMLERAHPQSPRHVAFSNSPRKQMEKAPAPLKIPNNYTFTSQPRSPKYASQSDGPSHGLNVKQPLPGYSNPPTYYGNSPKHVSSTGNASSAPLHYHGNRPSPSGRPYAPFMPVDYSPNKLQMNSYPASRQNALPAVPAQTEVAPVDAYTSNSRSSPGVKFIIPPADYLPEERKWPDAAYAYRHEPYRQPWGQELNKGHLDHFQKYQHFQQTPLHEHSLPAVSVDSPVRYRTSPALEENGSPQYQYASASAQAQHYRSRTDGLSVHLTVHESVHESVLL, from the exons TCCAGAGGAGCTTCCTGTCCATGATGCAGTGATAGAAAAG CAAAAGAACCTTGAAATTGAAAGAACTACAAAATGGCTTAAGATGCTGAAAAGCTGGGAAAAATACAAGAATAGTGAAAAG ttTCATAGGAGAATTTATAAAGGGATCCCACTGCAGCTGAGAGGGCAAGTCTGGTCTTTGTTGCTTGATGTTCCGAAGatgaaagaagaaatgaaagacTTTTATAAT AAATTGAAGTACCAAGCACGAGGGTGTTCACCAGATATCCGGCAAATTGACCTGGATGTGAACCGCACGTACAGGGACAACATCATGTTCCGGGACAGATACGGTGTCAA GCAACAATCTTTGTTCCATATTTTAGCTGCATATTCCATATATAATACG GAAGTTGGATACTGTCAGGGAATGAGCCAGATCACAGCTTTGCTCCTGATGTTCATGAATGAAGAAGATGCCTTCTGGGCCTTGGTGAAACTTCTCTCTGGTCCAAAGCACGCTATGCATG GTTTTTTTATTCCTGGTTTTCCAAAACTGATGAGGTTTCAGGAACATCATGACAAAATTCTGAAGAAATTTTTGTCGAAACTTAAGGAACATTTG GACTCCCAGGATATGACCACCAGCTTTTACACAACCAAGTGGTTTTTCCAGTGTTTTCTTGATCGT ACTCCCTTTACATTAAGCCTCAGGATATGGGATATCTACATACTTGAAGGAGAGAGGATTCTCACTGCTATGTCTTACACAATTCTGAAACTGCACAGAA AGCATCTGATGAAATTACAAATGGAAGAGCTTGTAGAATTTCTGCAGGATTCTTTAGCCAAGGATTTCTTCTATGAAGATGACTTTGTAATAGAGCAGCTCCAAAATTCTATATCAGAATTGAAACGAGCAAAACTGGATTTACCAGTAGCTG GTAAAGAAGATGAATTTCCAAAGAAGCCACTGGGGCAGATTCCATCAGGACCTCTGCCTTCTGTGCTTAACTCCACTCCAATGCTTAATGGACAGAACAGTACTGGGACACAAGCAGCAAGACAAAGGACAGAGAGAAGACTATCCACAGAAGAAGAATCAGAAAGTTCACCAAATAACCGAAAAAGAATTAATTCTGTGGAAAAGAAACCTTCCTTAAAACTGCAAAAGATTCGACCAGCAGAGACACAAAACAGTTTGCCTAAGAATGAGGTGGATACCAGAAAAAAGCCTCAGCCAGCAGAGCAAGACAACTCAAGTCTATACAATAATGCAGCTGCTAATCAGAATTCTAATGCTACTTCCAACACAAGAAGGGAATTTGTACCTAAGTGGAATAAACCATCTGATGTCAAAATAATGGAAAAGACAATGAAACTCACTGCAGAGGTGAAAGGGAGGCCAGTAAACCATTCTGGTATGGGCCCACCACCAAGTCCTGGAGAAATGCAGCCTTTGAATGTAAAGCAAAAGGTGAGGGTTTTGGATGCTGATGAAGGTAAGCGAGGGTCTAATGCATCTCAGTATGACAATGTTTCAGAGGATGAAACTGAGAATGAGAATGTTGTTGAAGAGATGCTTGAGAGAGCTCATCCACAAAGTCCTAGGCATGTAGCATTTTCTAATAGTCCAAGAAAGCAAATGGAAAAAGCACCAGCTCCATTAAAAATACCCAACAATTACACCTTCACTTCACAACCCAGATCTCCAAAATATGCATCTCAGTCTGATGGTCCATCTCATGGACTGAATgtcaagcagccactgccaggttATAGTAATCCCCCTACTTACTATGGGAATTCTCCAAAGCATGTTTCCAGTACAGGCAATGCAAGCTCTGCACCTCTGCATTACCACGGGAATcggcccagcccctctggaCGGCCATACGCTCCTTTTATGCCAGTAGATTATTCCccaaataaactgcagatgaaTTCCTATCCTGCCAGTCGCCAAAATGCTCTTCCAGCAGTCCCTGCCCAGACAGAAGTCGCTCCTGTTGATGCCTACACCAGCAACTCGAGGTCCTCCCCAGGTGTCAAGTTCATCATCCCCCCAGCAGATTATTTACCAGAGGAGAGGAAGTGGCCGGACGCCGCCTACGCCTACAGACACGAGCCCTAcaggcagccctggggccaAGAGCTGAACAAAGGCCACTTGGATCATTTCCAGAAGTACCAGCATTTCCAGCAAACACCTCTACATGAGCACAGTCTTCCTGCTGTTTCTGTGGATAGTCCAGTGAGATACAGGACTTCCCCAGCCTTGGAAGAGAATGGCTCCCCACAGTACCAATATGCCAGCGCGTCAGCTCAGGCCCAGCACTATCGGAGCAGAACTGATGGATTGTCTGTGCATCTGACTGTGCATGAGTCTGTGCATGAGTCTGTGCTTCTCTGA
- the USP6NL gene encoding USP6 N-terminal-like protein isoform X5 yields the protein MLKSWEKYKNSEKFHRRIYKGIPLQLRGQVWSLLLDVPKMKEEMKDFYNKLKYQARGCSPDIRQIDLDVNRTYRDNIMFRDRYGVKQQSLFHILAAYSIYNTEVGYCQGMSQITALLLMFMNEEDAFWALVKLLSGPKHAMHGFFIPGFPKLMRFQEHHDKILKKFLSKLKEHLDSQDMTTSFYTTKWFFQCFLDRTPFTLSLRIWDIYILEGERILTAMSYTILKLHRKHLMKLQMEELVEFLQDSLAKDFFYEDDFVIEQLQNSISELKRAKLDLPVAGKEDEFPKKPLGQIPSGPLPSVLNSTPMLNGQNSTGTQAARQRTERRLSTEEESESSPNNRKRINSVEKKPSLKLQKIRPAETQNSLPKNEVDTRKKPQPAEQDNSSLYNNAAANQNSNATSNTRREFVPKWNKPSDVKIMEKTMKLTAEVKGRPVNHSGMGPPPSPGEMQPLNVKQKVRVLDADEGKRGSNASQYDNVSEDETENENVVEEMLERAHPQSPRHVAFSNSPRKQMEKAPAPLKIPNNYTFTSQPRSPKYASQSDGPSHGLNVKQPLPGYSNPPTYYGNSPKHVSSTGNASSAPLHYHGNRPSPSGRPYAPFMPVDYSPNKLQMNSYPASRQNALPAVPAQTEVAPVDAYTSNSRSSPGVKFIIPPADYLPEERKWPDAAYAYRHEPYRQPWGQELNKGHLDHFQKYQHFQQTPLHEHSLPAVSVDSPVRYRTSPALEENGSPQYQYASASAQAQHYRSRTDGLSVHLTVHESVHESVLL from the exons ATGCTGAAAAGCTGGGAAAAATACAAGAATAGTGAAAAG ttTCATAGGAGAATTTATAAAGGGATCCCACTGCAGCTGAGAGGGCAAGTCTGGTCTTTGTTGCTTGATGTTCCGAAGatgaaagaagaaatgaaagacTTTTATAAT AAATTGAAGTACCAAGCACGAGGGTGTTCACCAGATATCCGGCAAATTGACCTGGATGTGAACCGCACGTACAGGGACAACATCATGTTCCGGGACAGATACGGTGTCAA GCAACAATCTTTGTTCCATATTTTAGCTGCATATTCCATATATAATACG GAAGTTGGATACTGTCAGGGAATGAGCCAGATCACAGCTTTGCTCCTGATGTTCATGAATGAAGAAGATGCCTTCTGGGCCTTGGTGAAACTTCTCTCTGGTCCAAAGCACGCTATGCATG GTTTTTTTATTCCTGGTTTTCCAAAACTGATGAGGTTTCAGGAACATCATGACAAAATTCTGAAGAAATTTTTGTCGAAACTTAAGGAACATTTG GACTCCCAGGATATGACCACCAGCTTTTACACAACCAAGTGGTTTTTCCAGTGTTTTCTTGATCGT ACTCCCTTTACATTAAGCCTCAGGATATGGGATATCTACATACTTGAAGGAGAGAGGATTCTCACTGCTATGTCTTACACAATTCTGAAACTGCACAGAA AGCATCTGATGAAATTACAAATGGAAGAGCTTGTAGAATTTCTGCAGGATTCTTTAGCCAAGGATTTCTTCTATGAAGATGACTTTGTAATAGAGCAGCTCCAAAATTCTATATCAGAATTGAAACGAGCAAAACTGGATTTACCAGTAGCTG GTAAAGAAGATGAATTTCCAAAGAAGCCACTGGGGCAGATTCCATCAGGACCTCTGCCTTCTGTGCTTAACTCCACTCCAATGCTTAATGGACAGAACAGTACTGGGACACAAGCAGCAAGACAAAGGACAGAGAGAAGACTATCCACAGAAGAAGAATCAGAAAGTTCACCAAATAACCGAAAAAGAATTAATTCTGTGGAAAAGAAACCTTCCTTAAAACTGCAAAAGATTCGACCAGCAGAGACACAAAACAGTTTGCCTAAGAATGAGGTGGATACCAGAAAAAAGCCTCAGCCAGCAGAGCAAGACAACTCAAGTCTATACAATAATGCAGCTGCTAATCAGAATTCTAATGCTACTTCCAACACAAGAAGGGAATTTGTACCTAAGTGGAATAAACCATCTGATGTCAAAATAATGGAAAAGACAATGAAACTCACTGCAGAGGTGAAAGGGAGGCCAGTAAACCATTCTGGTATGGGCCCACCACCAAGTCCTGGAGAAATGCAGCCTTTGAATGTAAAGCAAAAGGTGAGGGTTTTGGATGCTGATGAAGGTAAGCGAGGGTCTAATGCATCTCAGTATGACAATGTTTCAGAGGATGAAACTGAGAATGAGAATGTTGTTGAAGAGATGCTTGAGAGAGCTCATCCACAAAGTCCTAGGCATGTAGCATTTTCTAATAGTCCAAGAAAGCAAATGGAAAAAGCACCAGCTCCATTAAAAATACCCAACAATTACACCTTCACTTCACAACCCAGATCTCCAAAATATGCATCTCAGTCTGATGGTCCATCTCATGGACTGAATgtcaagcagccactgccaggttATAGTAATCCCCCTACTTACTATGGGAATTCTCCAAAGCATGTTTCCAGTACAGGCAATGCAAGCTCTGCACCTCTGCATTACCACGGGAATcggcccagcccctctggaCGGCCATACGCTCCTTTTATGCCAGTAGATTATTCCccaaataaactgcagatgaaTTCCTATCCTGCCAGTCGCCAAAATGCTCTTCCAGCAGTCCCTGCCCAGACAGAAGTCGCTCCTGTTGATGCCTACACCAGCAACTCGAGGTCCTCCCCAGGTGTCAAGTTCATCATCCCCCCAGCAGATTATTTACCAGAGGAGAGGAAGTGGCCGGACGCCGCCTACGCCTACAGACACGAGCCCTAcaggcagccctggggccaAGAGCTGAACAAAGGCCACTTGGATCATTTCCAGAAGTACCAGCATTTCCAGCAAACACCTCTACATGAGCACAGTCTTCCTGCTGTTTCTGTGGATAGTCCAGTGAGATACAGGACTTCCCCAGCCTTGGAAGAGAATGGCTCCCCACAGTACCAATATGCCAGCGCGTCAGCTCAGGCCCAGCACTATCGGAGCAGAACTGATGGATTGTCTGTGCATCTGACTGTGCATGAGTCTGTGCATGAGTCTGTGCTTCTCTGA
- the USP6NL gene encoding USP6 N-terminal-like protein isoform X4, whose protein sequence is MSADAEQDAAVKLAQERAEIVAKYDRGREGAQIEPWEDADYHLYKVTDRFGFLHPEELPVHDAVIEKQKNLEIERTTKWLKMLKSWEKYKNSEKFHRRIYKGIPLQLRGQVWSLLLDVPKMKEEMKDFYNKLKYQARGCSPDIRQIDLDVNRTYRDNIMFRDRYGVKQQSLFHILAAYSIYNTEVGYCQGMSQITALLLMFMNEEDAFWALVKLLSGPKHAMHGFFIPGFPKLMRFQEHHDKILKKFLSKLKEHLDSQDMTTSFYTTKWFFQCFLDRTPFTLSLRIWDIYILEGERILTAMSYTILKLHRKHLMKLQMEELVEFLQDSLAKDFFYEDDFVIEQLQNSISELKRAKLDLPVAGKEDEFPKKPLGQIPSGPLPSVLNSTPMLNGQNSTGTQAARQRTERRLSTEEESESSPNNRKRINSVEKKPSLKLQKIRPAETQNSLPKNEVDTRKKPQPAEQDNSSLYNNAAANQNSNATSNTRREFVPKWNKPSDVKIMEKTMKLTAEVKGRPVNHSGMGPPPSPGEMQPLNVKQKVRVLDADEGKRGSNASQYDNVSEDETENENVVEEMLERAHPQSPRHVAFSNSPRKQMEKAPAPLKIPNNYTFTSQPRSPKYASQSDGPSHGLNVKQPLPGYSNPPTYYGNSPKHVSSTGNASSAPLHYHGNRPSPSGRPYAPFMPVDYSPNKLQMNSYPASRQNALPAVPAQTEVAPVDAYTSNSRSSPGVKFIIPPADYLPEERKWPDAAYAYRHEPYRQPWGQELNKGHLDHFQKYQHFQQTPLHEHSLPAVSVDSPVRYRTSPALEENGSPQYQYASASAQAQHYRSRTDGLSVHLTVHESVHESVLL, encoded by the exons TCCAGAGGAGCTTCCTGTCCATGATGCAGTGATAGAAAAG CAAAAGAACCTTGAAATTGAAAGAACTACAAAATGGCTTAAGATGCTGAAAAGCTGGGAAAAATACAAGAATAGTGAAAAG ttTCATAGGAGAATTTATAAAGGGATCCCACTGCAGCTGAGAGGGCAAGTCTGGTCTTTGTTGCTTGATGTTCCGAAGatgaaagaagaaatgaaagacTTTTATAAT AAATTGAAGTACCAAGCACGAGGGTGTTCACCAGATATCCGGCAAATTGACCTGGATGTGAACCGCACGTACAGGGACAACATCATGTTCCGGGACAGATACGGTGTCAA GCAACAATCTTTGTTCCATATTTTAGCTGCATATTCCATATATAATACG GAAGTTGGATACTGTCAGGGAATGAGCCAGATCACAGCTTTGCTCCTGATGTTCATGAATGAAGAAGATGCCTTCTGGGCCTTGGTGAAACTTCTCTCTGGTCCAAAGCACGCTATGCATG GTTTTTTTATTCCTGGTTTTCCAAAACTGATGAGGTTTCAGGAACATCATGACAAAATTCTGAAGAAATTTTTGTCGAAACTTAAGGAACATTTG GACTCCCAGGATATGACCACCAGCTTTTACACAACCAAGTGGTTTTTCCAGTGTTTTCTTGATCGT ACTCCCTTTACATTAAGCCTCAGGATATGGGATATCTACATACTTGAAGGAGAGAGGATTCTCACTGCTATGTCTTACACAATTCTGAAACTGCACAGAA AGCATCTGATGAAATTACAAATGGAAGAGCTTGTAGAATTTCTGCAGGATTCTTTAGCCAAGGATTTCTTCTATGAAGATGACTTTGTAATAGAGCAGCTCCAAAATTCTATATCAGAATTGAAACGAGCAAAACTGGATTTACCAGTAGCTG GTAAAGAAGATGAATTTCCAAAGAAGCCACTGGGGCAGATTCCATCAGGACCTCTGCCTTCTGTGCTTAACTCCACTCCAATGCTTAATGGACAGAACAGTACTGGGACACAAGCAGCAAGACAAAGGACAGAGAGAAGACTATCCACAGAAGAAGAATCAGAAAGTTCACCAAATAACCGAAAAAGAATTAATTCTGTGGAAAAGAAACCTTCCTTAAAACTGCAAAAGATTCGACCAGCAGAGACACAAAACAGTTTGCCTAAGAATGAGGTGGATACCAGAAAAAAGCCTCAGCCAGCAGAGCAAGACAACTCAAGTCTATACAATAATGCAGCTGCTAATCAGAATTCTAATGCTACTTCCAACACAAGAAGGGAATTTGTACCTAAGTGGAATAAACCATCTGATGTCAAAATAATGGAAAAGACAATGAAACTCACTGCAGAGGTGAAAGGGAGGCCAGTAAACCATTCTGGTATGGGCCCACCACCAAGTCCTGGAGAAATGCAGCCTTTGAATGTAAAGCAAAAGGTGAGGGTTTTGGATGCTGATGAAGGTAAGCGAGGGTCTAATGCATCTCAGTATGACAATGTTTCAGAGGATGAAACTGAGAATGAGAATGTTGTTGAAGAGATGCTTGAGAGAGCTCATCCACAAAGTCCTAGGCATGTAGCATTTTCTAATAGTCCAAGAAAGCAAATGGAAAAAGCACCAGCTCCATTAAAAATACCCAACAATTACACCTTCACTTCACAACCCAGATCTCCAAAATATGCATCTCAGTCTGATGGTCCATCTCATGGACTGAATgtcaagcagccactgccaggttATAGTAATCCCCCTACTTACTATGGGAATTCTCCAAAGCATGTTTCCAGTACAGGCAATGCAAGCTCTGCACCTCTGCATTACCACGGGAATcggcccagcccctctggaCGGCCATACGCTCCTTTTATGCCAGTAGATTATTCCccaaataaactgcagatgaaTTCCTATCCTGCCAGTCGCCAAAATGCTCTTCCAGCAGTCCCTGCCCAGACAGAAGTCGCTCCTGTTGATGCCTACACCAGCAACTCGAGGTCCTCCCCAGGTGTCAAGTTCATCATCCCCCCAGCAGATTATTTACCAGAGGAGAGGAAGTGGCCGGACGCCGCCTACGCCTACAGACACGAGCCCTAcaggcagccctggggccaAGAGCTGAACAAAGGCCACTTGGATCATTTCCAGAAGTACCAGCATTTCCAGCAAACACCTCTACATGAGCACAGTCTTCCTGCTGTTTCTGTGGATAGTCCAGTGAGATACAGGACTTCCCCAGCCTTGGAAGAGAATGGCTCCCCACAGTACCAATATGCCAGCGCGTCAGCTCAGGCCCAGCACTATCGGAGCAGAACTGATGGATTGTCTGTGCATCTGACTGTGCATGAGTCTGTGCATGAGTCTGTGCTTCTCTGA
- the USP6NL gene encoding USP6 N-terminal-like protein isoform X3, producing MEKVGADAEQDAAVKLAQERAEIVAKYDRGREGAQIEPWEDADYHLYKVTDRFGFLHPEELPVHDAVIEKQKNLEIERTTKWLKMLKSWEKYKNSEKFHRRIYKGIPLQLRGQVWSLLLDVPKMKEEMKDFYNKLKYQARGCSPDIRQIDLDVNRTYRDNIMFRDRYGVKQQSLFHILAAYSIYNTEVGYCQGMSQITALLLMFMNEEDAFWALVKLLSGPKHAMHGFFIPGFPKLMRFQEHHDKILKKFLSKLKEHLDSQDMTTSFYTTKWFFQCFLDRTPFTLSLRIWDIYILEGERILTAMSYTILKLHRKHLMKLQMEELVEFLQDSLAKDFFYEDDFVIEQLQNSISELKRAKLDLPVAGKEDEFPKKPLGQIPSGPLPSVLNSTPMLNGQNSTGTQAARQRTERRLSTEEESESSPNNRKRINSVEKKPSLKLQKIRPAETQNSLPKNEVDTRKKPQPAEQDNSSLYNNAAANQNSNATSNTRREFVPKWNKPSDVKIMEKTMKLTAEVKGRPVNHSGMGPPPSPGEMQPLNVKQKVRVLDADEGKRGSNASQYDNVSEDETENENVVEEMLERAHPQSPRHVAFSNSPRKQMEKAPAPLKIPNNYTFTSQPRSPKYASQSDGPSHGLNVKQPLPGYSNPPTYYGNSPKHVSSTGNASSAPLHYHGNRPSPSGRPYAPFMPVDYSPNKLQMNSYPASRQNALPAVPAQTEVAPVDAYTSNSRSSPGVKFIIPPADYLPEERKWPDAAYAYRHEPYRQPWGQELNKGHLDHFQKYQHFQQTPLHEHSLPAVSVDSPVRYRTSPALEENGSPQYQYASASAQAQHYRSRTDGLSVHLTVHESVHESVLL from the exons TCCAGAGGAGCTTCCTGTCCATGATGCAGTGATAGAAAAG CAAAAGAACCTTGAAATTGAAAGAACTACAAAATGGCTTAAGATGCTGAAAAGCTGGGAAAAATACAAGAATAGTGAAAAG ttTCATAGGAGAATTTATAAAGGGATCCCACTGCAGCTGAGAGGGCAAGTCTGGTCTTTGTTGCTTGATGTTCCGAAGatgaaagaagaaatgaaagacTTTTATAAT AAATTGAAGTACCAAGCACGAGGGTGTTCACCAGATATCCGGCAAATTGACCTGGATGTGAACCGCACGTACAGGGACAACATCATGTTCCGGGACAGATACGGTGTCAA GCAACAATCTTTGTTCCATATTTTAGCTGCATATTCCATATATAATACG GAAGTTGGATACTGTCAGGGAATGAGCCAGATCACAGCTTTGCTCCTGATGTTCATGAATGAAGAAGATGCCTTCTGGGCCTTGGTGAAACTTCTCTCTGGTCCAAAGCACGCTATGCATG GTTTTTTTATTCCTGGTTTTCCAAAACTGATGAGGTTTCAGGAACATCATGACAAAATTCTGAAGAAATTTTTGTCGAAACTTAAGGAACATTTG GACTCCCAGGATATGACCACCAGCTTTTACACAACCAAGTGGTTTTTCCAGTGTTTTCTTGATCGT ACTCCCTTTACATTAAGCCTCAGGATATGGGATATCTACATACTTGAAGGAGAGAGGATTCTCACTGCTATGTCTTACACAATTCTGAAACTGCACAGAA AGCATCTGATGAAATTACAAATGGAAGAGCTTGTAGAATTTCTGCAGGATTCTTTAGCCAAGGATTTCTTCTATGAAGATGACTTTGTAATAGAGCAGCTCCAAAATTCTATATCAGAATTGAAACGAGCAAAACTGGATTTACCAGTAGCTG GTAAAGAAGATGAATTTCCAAAGAAGCCACTGGGGCAGATTCCATCAGGACCTCTGCCTTCTGTGCTTAACTCCACTCCAATGCTTAATGGACAGAACAGTACTGGGACACAAGCAGCAAGACAAAGGACAGAGAGAAGACTATCCACAGAAGAAGAATCAGAAAGTTCACCAAATAACCGAAAAAGAATTAATTCTGTGGAAAAGAAACCTTCCTTAAAACTGCAAAAGATTCGACCAGCAGAGACACAAAACAGTTTGCCTAAGAATGAGGTGGATACCAGAAAAAAGCCTCAGCCAGCAGAGCAAGACAACTCAAGTCTATACAATAATGCAGCTGCTAATCAGAATTCTAATGCTACTTCCAACACAAGAAGGGAATTTGTACCTAAGTGGAATAAACCATCTGATGTCAAAATAATGGAAAAGACAATGAAACTCACTGCAGAGGTGAAAGGGAGGCCAGTAAACCATTCTGGTATGGGCCCACCACCAAGTCCTGGAGAAATGCAGCCTTTGAATGTAAAGCAAAAGGTGAGGGTTTTGGATGCTGATGAAGGTAAGCGAGGGTCTAATGCATCTCAGTATGACAATGTTTCAGAGGATGAAACTGAGAATGAGAATGTTGTTGAAGAGATGCTTGAGAGAGCTCATCCACAAAGTCCTAGGCATGTAGCATTTTCTAATAGTCCAAGAAAGCAAATGGAAAAAGCACCAGCTCCATTAAAAATACCCAACAATTACACCTTCACTTCACAACCCAGATCTCCAAAATATGCATCTCAGTCTGATGGTCCATCTCATGGACTGAATgtcaagcagccactgccaggttATAGTAATCCCCCTACTTACTATGGGAATTCTCCAAAGCATGTTTCCAGTACAGGCAATGCAAGCTCTGCACCTCTGCATTACCACGGGAATcggcccagcccctctggaCGGCCATACGCTCCTTTTATGCCAGTAGATTATTCCccaaataaactgcagatgaaTTCCTATCCTGCCAGTCGCCAAAATGCTCTTCCAGCAGTCCCTGCCCAGACAGAAGTCGCTCCTGTTGATGCCTACACCAGCAACTCGAGGTCCTCCCCAGGTGTCAAGTTCATCATCCCCCCAGCAGATTATTTACCAGAGGAGAGGAAGTGGCCGGACGCCGCCTACGCCTACAGACACGAGCCCTAcaggcagccctggggccaAGAGCTGAACAAAGGCCACTTGGATCATTTCCAGAAGTACCAGCATTTCCAGCAAACACCTCTACATGAGCACAGTCTTCCTGCTGTTTCTGTGGATAGTCCAGTGAGATACAGGACTTCCCCAGCCTTGGAAGAGAATGGCTCCCCACAGTACCAATATGCCAGCGCGTCAGCTCAGGCCCAGCACTATCGGAGCAGAACTGATGGATTGTCTGTGCATCTGACTGTGCATGAGTCTGTGCATGAGTCTGTGCTTCTCTGA